A genomic region of Streptomyces sp. NBC_00247 contains the following coding sequences:
- a CDS encoding crossover junction endodeoxyribonuclease RuvC, producing the protein MTIAIPGLLAPGTVSPSADLVAGPAGGLRVIGLDLSITSTGVCRPDGRSFAVKTRSKDGPRRLVHIRSVLTHEIAETRPTLAVIEDLPTKMHASALKSIGCLHGVVQCVLIDAGVPWAYVAPATLKKYASDNGNADKRRMAAAAYLAAGAEFPGDLNARGEGGDMCDAWWLRAAGHDALGQPLFGMPQAQRDRLTKVDWPQVQAA; encoded by the coding sequence GTGACCATTGCGATTCCCGGGCTGCTCGCGCCCGGCACGGTGTCACCGTCGGCCGACCTGGTCGCCGGTCCGGCGGGTGGGCTGCGGGTCATCGGGCTCGACCTGTCGATCACCTCGACCGGCGTATGCCGACCGGATGGCCGCTCCTTCGCGGTCAAGACCCGGTCCAAGGACGGCCCACGCAGGCTGGTGCACATTCGAAGCGTTCTGACCCACGAGATCGCGGAGACGCGGCCCACGCTCGCGGTGATCGAGGATCTCCCGACGAAGATGCACGCGTCCGCGCTCAAGAGCATCGGGTGCCTGCACGGCGTCGTGCAGTGCGTGTTGATCGACGCGGGTGTGCCGTGGGCGTACGTGGCGCCCGCGACGCTCAAGAAGTACGCGTCCGACAACGGGAACGCCGACAAGCGCCGCATGGCGGCCGCCGCGTACCTCGCGGCCGGCGCGGAGTTCCCCGGCGACCTAAACGCCCGTGGTGAGGGTGGCGACATGTGCGACGCGTGGTGGCTGCGTGCGGCCGGGCACGACGCCCTCGGGCAGCCCCTGTTCGGGATGCCGCAGGCGCAGCGCGACCGGCTGACGAAAGTCGACTGGCCGCAGGTACAAGCGGCATGA
- a CDS encoding exonuclease domain-containing protein, giving the protein MWHQYPMVAFDLETTGVDVETDRIVTAAVISIGFGITTQTHEWLADPGIEIPAGASEIHGITTEHARQHGEPARQVVDQITEALVVRVQLGNPIIGHNLTYDLTLLDRECRRHQLVPLLDRLEGAPLRVLDTRVLDQYGLPFRKRPSETQGARQLITLAHVYDLPWDAEAAHGCSYDALMAARILYRIGSLAHMRRMDWPERIKFHRKAQLHHLEGLSLDELHARQIVWAAEQAAGLQEYFRKTDPDAVVDGSWPFRPVAAIAAAEEA; this is encoded by the coding sequence ATGTGGCACCAGTACCCCATGGTCGCGTTCGACCTCGAAACGACCGGCGTAGACGTCGAGACCGACCGCATCGTCACCGCCGCGGTGATCAGCATCGGCTTCGGCATCACCACTCAGACCCACGAGTGGCTCGCCGACCCCGGCATCGAGATCCCCGCTGGGGCATCCGAGATCCACGGCATCACGACCGAGCACGCCCGGCAGCATGGCGAGCCCGCGCGCCAGGTCGTCGACCAGATCACCGAAGCCCTCGTCGTCCGCGTTCAGCTCGGCAACCCGATCATCGGCCACAACCTCACCTACGACCTAACGCTGCTCGACCGTGAGTGCCGCCGGCACCAGCTCGTGCCGCTGCTGGACCGGCTTGAAGGCGCCCCGCTGCGGGTCCTCGACACGCGGGTTCTCGACCAGTACGGGTTGCCATTCCGCAAGCGCCCGTCGGAGACGCAGGGGGCGCGGCAGCTCATCACGCTCGCGCACGTCTACGACCTGCCGTGGGACGCCGAGGCGGCGCACGGCTGCTCGTACGACGCCCTGATGGCGGCTCGGATCCTCTACCGGATCGGGTCGCTGGCTCACATGCGGCGGATGGACTGGCCGGAGCGGATCAAGTTCCACCGCAAGGCGCAGTTGCACCACCTCGAAGGGCTGTCCCTCGACGAGCTGCACGCCCGGCAGATCGTGTGGGCGGCCGAGCAGGCGGCCGGGCTGCAGGAGTACTTCCGCAAGACGGATCCGGACGCGGTTGTCGACGGTTCGTGGCCGTTCCGTCCGGTCGCGGCCATTGCTGCTGCGGAGGAGGCATGA